A segment of the Azospirillum lipoferum 4B genome:
ATCCGACGCCTTCGTCGTTCATTGGTATTTTATTTATTAGGAACCCGTAATGACCGGCTGTCAATCCGGGGGGCGGCGGGTGCGGAGGGTGAGGTCGGCAAGGCCAGGAAGCCCTTCTCGGGATGAGGGGGGCGGGCGGCTGAAAGCCGATGGAAATTGAAAGGCTTGCGTCCCCTCACCCCAACCCCTCTCCCGCAAGGGGAGAGGGGCTTTCAGGACGATCGGCTCATTGGAAGTGTCGACGTCCTGCGGCGGTCAGCCGCGCCCGAACAGGCGGCCGAGCAGGCCGGGGGGTGGGGGCCGGGTGGGGTCTGCCGTTTCGGATGGGGCAGGCTCCTCCGGTTCCTCCGCCACGGGGCGCGGCACGCTTTCGCTCGGGTGCCAGGGTGCGACAGAGGCGGCATCCGCCGCGCGGCCCTGGAACAGGGCGACCCCGGCTGCATGGCCGGTTTCCAGCGCCGCCGGCTCGTCGCAGCGCCAGAGGACCAGCCGCCCGGCGCCGAAACGCTCTACGGCGGCGGTCAGCAGATCAGCGGCGCCGGAGGCTCCGCGAATCCACTGTGTCTTGATGAAAGCCGGTTCCAGTCCGCCGAGGTCCAGCCCGGCCAGCGCCGCCAGCGGCACATGGTCCAACGCCACCGCGAAGCCGGCGTCGGCCAACCGTCCGGCCGCCGCGACCACCCGCGCCGGGGCCAGCGAGAGTTCCCAGCAGGGAAGCTCGGCGGTGATCCGCGTGCGCATCTCAGTCGGAATGGCGCGTGCCAATTCGTCGAAGCCGTCGTCCAGCGCGGTGGCGGTGTGCAGGTCGATGGCGAAGGGGCGGGGATCGCGGCTGCGGTCGCGGGCGATATGGCGCAACAGCCCGCGGTCGAGCCGCACCGCCACCTCGTGGCGCAGCCAGGAATCGCGGCGCAGCGACAGGGAAAGCCGCGATTCCAGCTCCTCCAGCGATATGGCCAGTTCGGTGGTGACCACCGCGGGGTGGGCCTCCGCGAAGGACCAGACCGGCTGTTCGCGGACGATGCTGTCGATGTCGGCGCCGTGCAGGACCCGCTCCACCTCCAGCAGATGGGCAAGCGCCGCGGTCGGCGCGTGTTGGGCCGCTTCGCGCAGGGCTGCGGTGGCGTCGTCGGGAAACAGGTCGGCGAACAGGCGCTCGCCTTCCGTCGCCATGTCGTAGCGGTCGGTGTGGAGCGTGCCGAAGCCGTGCGACAACAGGGTGTGCGCCAGCGCTCTGGCCCCGGCGTCGAACAGCGGGGCGGCCTCGGCCGGGGCAAGGATCAGCAGGCGGGGGCCGGCGAGCCGGAACACCTCGCGCGGCTGGCTGCCCAGCCAGCTTTCCAGATAATGGTCGAGTGTCATGGCGAAACGCGGATCGCCGCCATGTTCGATCCCGCGGAGATCGGCCAGCAGCGCCGCCAGCGGTTCCGGCGCCGCCCGCAGGGCCTGCAGGCGTGCCAGAAGCGTATGAGCTGCCGCGTCCGCCATCGCCCCATGCTCCCGACCGTTCATGGCGGAAGTGTCGCGCCGGGCGGTGCCGGTCGCAAGGGGCGATGACGCCGCGGGACAGATACGATCAGCCCATGATCTCGAACTTGATGCCCTGGGCGAGCGGCAGAGCGGAGGAGTAGTTCACCGTCGCCGTCTGGCGGCGCATGTAGGCCTTCCAGGCGTCGGAGCCGGATTCGCGGCCGCCGCCGGTCTCCTTCTCGCCGCCGAAGGCGCCGCCGATCTCCGCACCGCTGGGACCGATGTTGACGTTGGCGATGCCGCAGTCGGACCCGGCGGCCGACAGGAAGCGCTCCGTCTCACGGACGTCGGTGGAGAAGATGCAGGAGGACAGGCCCTGCGGCACCGCGTTCTGCAGCGCGATGGCTTCCTCCAGCGTGTCGTAGGCCAGGACATAGAGGATCGGCGCGAAGGTCTCGTGCCGCACCACCTCGGTCTGGGCCGGCATCTCGACGATGGCCGGGGTGACATAATAGGCGTCGGGGAAGCGGTCGGTCAGCGTGCGCTCGCCGCCGGTCACCGTGCCGCCCTCGGCCTTCGCCGACTCCAGCGCGCGCTGCATCGCCTTGAAGGCGTCGGCATCGACCAGCGGACCCATCAGCACGCCGGACTCCAGTGGGCTGCCGATCGACACGGAAGCATAGGCGGCCTTCAGGCGCGGCAGCAGCTGGTCCTTGACCGAGCGGTGGACGATCAGCCGGCGCAGCGTGGTGCAGCGCTGGCCGCAGGTGCCGACGGCGGAGAACAGGATGGCGCGGAGCGCCATGTCGAGGTCGGCCGACGGCGCCACGATCATGGCGTTGTTGCCGCCCAGTTCCAGGATCGAGCGGCCGAAACGCTCGGCCACCACCTTGGCGACCTCGCGGCCCATGCGGGTCGAGCCGGTGGCCGAGACGATGGGGAAGCCCGGATGGGCGACCAGCGCCTCGCCGATCTCACGGCCGCCCTGGACGACCTGGGACAGGTTGGCCGGCGCATCGCCGAAGCGGGCGACGGCGCGGTCGAAGATCACCTGGCAGGCAGCGGCGGTCAGCGGGGTCTTCTCCGACGGCTTCCAGACGACCGGGTCGCCGCAGACCAGCGCCAGCGCCGCGTTCCACGACCACACCGCCACCGGGAAGTTGAAGGCGGAGATGACGAGGCAGGGACCGGCCGGGTGCCAGGTCTCGCGCATGGAGTGGCCCGGACGCTCCGACGCGATGGTCAGGCCGTAGAGCTGGCGCGACAGGCCGACGGCGAAGTCGCAGATGTCGATCATCTCCTGCACTTCGCCCAGGCCTTCCTGGTAGATCTTGCCGGCTTCCAGCGAAACCAGACGGCCGAGATCCTCCTTGGCGGCGCGCAGCTCCTCGCCCAGCAGGCGGACCAGCTCGCCGCGGCGCGGCGCCGGCACCGAGCGCCACGCCTCGAAGGCGCGGGCGGCGTTGGCGACGATGTCCGACACCTGCGACGGCGCGGTCTCCGCCACCGTGGCGAGCGTGGCGCCGTCGACCGGCGACCGGGCGGTGAGCCCGGCTCCGCTGGAGGTCAGGCCGAAACGGGAGAGGATGTCGCTGTGCTGCACCGGGGTGGCTCCTTGGGTCTGTAGAATTCTCCCTCTCCCCCCCGGGGAGAGGGGATAAAGCGGGGCATCGGTTACTTCCCCTTCCCCGCCGCACGGATTTCGGACAGCGTCCGGCTGGGGGTCAGGGCTTCGGGGTCGAGCTTGATGTGGATGATCGCCGGCAGGCCGGACGCGCGGGCGCGTTCGAAGGCCGGGGCGAACTGGTCGGTGGTCTCCACCGTCTCGCCATGGCCGCCATAGGCGCGGGCGAAGGCGGCGAAATCCGGGTTCTTCAGCTGCGTGCCGGACACGCGGCCGGGATACTCGCGCTCCTGATGCATGCGGATGGTGCCGTACATGCCGTTGTCGACCAGCAGCACGATGACGGCGGCGCCTTCCTGCACGGCGGTGCCGAACTCCAGCCCCGTCATCTGGAAACAGCCGTCGCCGGCGAAGCACAGCACGTCGCGGGTGCGGTGCTGCAGCTTGGCGGCGATGGCGGCGGGCAGGCCGTAGCCCATCGAGCCGCAGACCGGCGCCACCTGGGTGCCGAAGCGGCGGAAGCGGTGGAAGCGGTGGATCCAGGTGGCGTAGTTGCCGGCACCGTTGGTGAAGACGGCGTCAGGCTCCAGCCGCTCGTCCAGCCAGGCCATGATGCGGCCCATCTGCACGTCGCCGGGGATGGTCTCGGGCGGGGTGCTCCAGGCCTCGTAGGCGGCATGGGCGGCTTCGGCACGGGCGGCCCAGCCGGGCTTCGCCGTCACGGGCATGCCGGCCGTCGCGTCGAGGAAGGCGGCCGGCGTGGCGACCATGCCGAGGGTCGGGCGATAGACGCGGCCGATCTCCTCCGCGCCGGGGTGGATGTGGACCACCGCCTTGCCCCCAATCTTCTGGGGATCGGGGATGCCCAGCAGGTCGTAAGCTTGCGACGGCACCTCGGAGAAGCGGTCGCCCAGCAGGATCAGCAGGTCGCTGTCCTTGACCAGCGCCGTCAGCTTCGGGTTGATGCCCAGCCCGATGTCGCCGGCATAGAGGGGGTGGCAATGGTCGAACAGCATCTGGCGGCGGAAGGTGACCGCCACCGGCAGCGACAGCCTTTCCGCGAAGACTTGCAGCGCCGCAACCGACTCCTCGGTCCAGCGGGAGCCGCCGACGACCAGAAGCGGCTTTTCCGCCTTGCCCAGCAGGTCGCCGAAGGCCGCCAGCTGGGCCGGGGTGGGGGCGCTGTCGACCGGCTCCGCCCGCGGGGCTGCCGCGACGTCGGCGGTTTCGGTCAGCGTGTCTTCCGGCAGGGCCAGTACCACCGGGCCGGGCCGGCCGGACATCGCGGTGTGGAAGGCGCGGGAGATCATCTCCGGCACGCGGTCGGCGCTGTCGATCTCGGCGACCCATTTGCACATGCCGCCGAACAGCTTGCCGTAATCGACCTCCTGGAAGGCGTCGCGGCCGCGCATGCCGCGCTCGATCTGGCCGACCAGCACGACCAGCGGGGTTTCGTCCTGCTGGGCGACATGGATGCCGGAGGCGGCGTTGGTGGCGCCGGGGCCGCGGGTGACGAGGCAGACGCCGGGACGGCCGGTCAGCTTCGCCTGCGCCTCCGCCATCATCGCAGCACCGCCCTCATGGCGGGCGACGACCATTTCGATGGGGCTGTCGTGCAGGGCGTCCAGCACGGCGAGATAGCTCTCGCCCGGCACGCCGAACACCCGCCGCACGCCCTGCGCCTCCAGCGCTTCGACGATCAACTGACCACCGGTCTTCATCGCGATGCCGCCCCGCCTGCCTGTGGGAATAATCCGGATCTCCAGGATACCGACCGTGCCGTGCCGCGCGCCAGGGTGCAAACGACATTCTTTCCACAGGTCATGAGCTTTGGTAATGAAGCGGTCATGGATCTGCAGCGCCGCCTTCTCCCCTCCATGAGCATGCTGACCGCCTTCGAGGCGGCGGCCCGCACCGGCAGCTTCACCGCGGCGGCGGCGGAGTTGTCGCTGACGCAAGGGGCGGTCAGCCGGCAGGTCAAGGCGCTGGAGGACCAGATCGGCACCCCGCTGTTCACCCGCAAGGGCCAGCGGGTGAGCCTGACCCCGACCGGCGCGCTCTATGCCGATCCCATCCGCGACGCGCTGCGCCAGATCGCGGCGGCCACCGTGCGGACCATCGCGGCGCCCAAGGGCGGCGTTCTGAACCTCGCCATCCTGCCGACCTTCGGCACGCGCTGGCTGGTGCCGCGGCTGCCGGCCTTCCAGGCGGCGCACCCGCAGGTGACCATCCACTTCACCACCAAGCTGGCGCCCTTCGATTTCCGCCTGCACGACCTGGACGCCGCGATCCATTACGGCTTCGGCGACTGGCCCGACGCCGTCTGCGACCATCTGCTGGACGAGGAGGTGCTGCCGGTCTGCTCTCCCGCCTTCCTGAAGGCACATCCGGTGGCGGAGCCGGCCGACCTGCCGTCGCTGCCGCTGCTGCACACCAGCACCCGCGCCGACGCCTGGAACGAGTGGCTGTCGGCCCAGGGACTCGCGCCCCGTCCCGGCGCCGGCATGGTGTTCGAACAGTTCGCCACGACCGCCCAGGCGGCGGAGGCCGGGCTTGGCGTGGCATTGCTGCCCACCCTGCTGGTCCGCGCCGAGCTTGAGGAGGGCACCCTTGTGCCGGCCATCGACCGGCCGCACCGCAGCGCGCGGGCCTATCACCTCGTCCACCCCCGCGGCAAGGCCAACCACCCGCCCTTCGCCGCCTTCCGGCAGTGGCTGCTGGCGGAGGCGCGCGGCTGTGCAGTATGATGCGAGCGCTCTTCCATGCATGGTTGGGCTGATTCTGTTTCGAGGATGATTGAATGGCTCCCCGCGTCTCGGTTCTGCTGCCGGCCTGGAACACGGCGGCGTATGTCGAGGAGGCCGTGGGGTCGATCCTGGCCCAGACCTACGGTGACTTCGAGCTTCTGGTGCTGGACGACGGATCGACCGATGGGACGGCAGACCGGGTGCTTGCCATGGGGGATTCGCGGCTGAAGGTCTTCCGCAACCCGGTGCAGCTCGGCCTGTCGGGCATCCTCAATGTCGGGCTGGCGCTGGCGGAGGGGGAATATGTCGCGCGCATGGACAGCGACGACATCGCGGCACCCGACCGCCTCGCCCTGCAGGTGGCTCTGCTGGACAGCCGGCCCGAGGTGACGGTCTGCGGCGCCGATCTGGAGATGTTCGGCGACGCCACCGGGGCGAGTGACGCCGCGGTTGCCGATTGTGACATCAAGGCGCTGTTCCTGGAGGCGGCGCGGAATGTCTTCGACGCCACCTCGCTGTTCCGCCGCGACTTCGTCATGAAGCATCGGATCCGCTGGAATCAGGCCTATGTGTCGGGCGGCGATCTCGCCTTCTGGATCGATTTCATGCGCGCCGGCGCCGTCTTCACCAATGTGAAGAAGCCCCTGCTGCGCTACCGCCGCCACCCGACCGCCTTGTCCAGGAACGTCACCGGAACGGCCTCTGCGGTCTATCGCATCCGCAAGGGGCTGATCGCCGATTTCTATCCCCACCTGACCCAGCTGGAGGTGACGGCGCTGGCAAACCTGTTCGCCGGCAGCCCGCCGGGGGGCGGCAGCTTCAGCTTTTCCTCCTTGTGCGAAGCCGTGGCCGCCGCAACCAAGGCGAAGCGGTGGACCGAGCCGGTCTTCGGCGAATCGCGGTCGGTGCTCGACCAGATCGTCAACAACCGGGTGCTGCGCTTCCAACAGGCGATCCTGCGGCAGGGGTGAGTCAAGGTCACCCCGCCGCCACCAGCTCCGCCGTCCCCTCGCCGTCGCGCCGCACCGTCAGCCTGCGGTCGTGGAAGGCGGCGAGGCTGGGGCGGTGGCCGATGCTGACCAGGGCGGTGCCGGGCAGGCGCTCGCGCAGCAGGCGGTAGAGCCGTTCCTCCGTCTCCGGGTCGCAGGCCGAGGTCGCCTCGTCCAGATAGAGCCAGCCGGGCTTGTGCAGCAGGGCGCGGGCGACGGCGATGCGCTGCTGCTCGCCGCCGGACAGGCGTTGCGACCAGTGGTCCTCCTCCGCCAGCCGGTCGGCGAAAGCGGCCATGCCGACGGCGTCCAGGGCCTCGCGCACCGTCTCGGTCCCGAAGGCGTCGGGGGCGGCCGGGTAGGTGACGGCGGCGCGCAGGGTCCCGATAGGCAGATAGGGCCGCTGCGGCAGGATCATGCTGCCGGTGGCGGTGGCGGTGGCGGTGGCGGTGCCGCCGGCCGGCAGCGCGATGCGGCCTTGCCCGAAGGGCCAGATGCCGGCGATGGCGCGCAGGATCGTGCTCTTGCCCGAGCCGGAAGGGCCGGAGATCAGCAGCGTCTCGCCCGGCCGGACCGTCAGGTCGGCGCGCAGCAGCGGCGTGCCTCCGGTCGGCAGGGTCAGGGCCAGCCCGTCAAGCGTAAGGGCATGGTCGGCGCCAACGGTGCGCTCCACCCCGGCATGGTCGCGGCTGGCTGCCCGGACGGCCTCCACCGCATGGTGAAATCCGGTCAGGCGGGTGGTGGTGGCGTGCCAGTCGGCGAGATTCACATAGGCGTCGATGAACCAGGACAGCGACCCCTGCACCTGTCCGAAGGCCTGCGATGTCTGCATCAGCGAACCCAGCGGCAGGGCGCCGCTGAAATAGCGCGGTGCGGCGACCAGCAGCGGGAAGATGACGGCGATCTGCCCATAGGCGGAGGTGAACCAGACCAGCCGCTTCTGCGTGCGCATCAGCGCCCACCAGTTGGCGACCACGCGGGCGAAGCGCTCGTTGAAGCCGCGGGTTTCCTGCGCCTCTCCCTGCTGCAGGGCGACGCTTTCGGCATTCTCGCGCAGGCGGACCATGGCAAAGCGGAAGTCGGCCTCGTAGCGTTGCTGTTCGAAGCTGAGCCGGGCGAGCGGCTTGCCGATCCGGTGGGTGATCCAGGTGCCGGCGACGGCATAGACGAGCGCCACCCACACCATGTAGCCGGGCAGGTCGATGCCCAGCCACGGAATGGCGACCGAGCCCGACAGACTCCACAGGATGGCGAGGAAGGAGAGCAGCGACACCAGATTGGTCAGGAAGCCCAGCGACAGGCTCAGCGTCAGCTGCACGAAGCCGCGCAGATCCTCGGCGATGCGCTGGTCGGGGTTGTCGGTGCCGGTGTGGGCGAATTGCAGGCGGTAATAGGTCTGGTTCTCCAGCCAGTCGCCGAGATAGCGTTCGGTCAGCCAGCGGCGCCAGCGGATCTGCAGCATCTGGTTCAGGTACAGGCGGTAGACCGCCACCGCGATGAAGACCAGCGCCAGCCCGCCGAAGACCAGAAGGGAGTGGATGAAGGCGCCCTGGTCCTTCTCCTGCAGCGCGTTGAAGATGTCGGCGTTGATCTGGGTGAACCAGACTTCCATGAACACCGCGCCCAGATTGAGGACGACGATTGCCGCCAGCAGTCCGCGTGCCGCCCATTTCTCGTCCGAGGACCAGTATGGTCTGGTCAGGCGCCAGACGTCGGACAGGAAGTGACGGGCGGCGGACAGGCGTCCGGTGGGAGCAGGCGGAGAATATGCACGCGCGGACATCGGCCGGGCACTCGCAAGCGGTCAGCACATGGGATGCCGATTACCATCCTTTGCCGCAGCGGAGGCATGAATTCGCTGTCACTTGCCGCCAGCGGATCGGCCGAGGCCGCCACGAGGTGCGGCGGCATGGTGTTGGAGGGGGGCGCTGGAGGGGGCGCTGGACGGCAAGGTCGGCGGCGCCGCGCCCCGAGGCAGCCGGATCCTACGGTCCCGTCCGCTCCAGGAAATACTCCATCTCCTGGATGATGCCGCTCTGGGCGGCCCACAGGGCGGCCTGGGTGCGGTTGCGGACGTTGATGGTCTGCATGATGTGGCGCACATGCAGCTTGACCAGATCCTCGGTCATCAGCATCTCGCGCGCGATCTCCTTGTTGCTGCATCCGTCCATGATCAGCTTCAGGATGCGTGCATGGCGCGGATAGAGGCCGGGATAGCCCAGAAGCTCGGATTCATGCTGGGCCGCCGACCCGTCTTCGCCGTTGCGGCGGAGGGCCGTGGGTGAGAAATAGTCGAAGCATTCCTCAGGCACCACCGGTTCGCCGGCATGGATCAGGCGCAGGGCCAGGACGAAGGCGGTCGGCGCCATCCGGTTCAGCAGATAGCCGCGCACGCCGAAACGCAGCGCCATCCGCATGTGATGGGCCGAGAATTCGTCCGCGATCATCGCCAGCCTGGCATTTTCGCCGTACCAGCTGCGGAAGTTCCAGGCGTCGGTCTTCA
Coding sequences within it:
- a CDS encoding LuxR C-terminal-related transcriptional regulator, whose product is MPDRIRVIVHNQSRLLRESILNILDDCFEVIDPQSRLATGLSPKTAWNGRANGAGDRYAAGISAGGAVVTLEPPAGNGGTERAGERTADIVLFDLASLKTDAWNFRSWYGENARLAMIADEFSAHHMRMALRFGVRGYLLNRMAPTAFVLALRLIHAGEPVVPEECFDYFSPTALRRNGEDGSAAQHESELLGYPGLYPRHARILKLIMDGCSNKEIAREMLMTEDLVKLHVRHIMQTINVRNRTQAALWAAQSGIIQEMEYFLERTGP
- a CDS encoding glycosyltransferase family 2 protein gives rise to the protein MAPRVSVLLPAWNTAAYVEEAVGSILAQTYGDFELLVLDDGSTDGTADRVLAMGDSRLKVFRNPVQLGLSGILNVGLALAEGEYVARMDSDDIAAPDRLALQVALLDSRPEVTVCGADLEMFGDATGASDAAVADCDIKALFLEAARNVFDATSLFRRDFVMKHRIRWNQAYVSGGDLAFWIDFMRAGAVFTNVKKPLLRYRRHPTALSRNVTGTASAVYRIRKGLIADFYPHLTQLEVTALANLFAGSPPGGGSFSFSSLCEAVAAATKAKRWTEPVFGESRSVLDQIVNNRVLRFQQAILRQG
- the amaB gene encoding L-piperidine-6-carboxylate dehydrogenase — translated: MQHSDILSRFGLTSSGAGLTARSPVDGATLATVAETAPSQVSDIVANAARAFEAWRSVPAPRRGELVRLLGEELRAAKEDLGRLVSLEAGKIYQEGLGEVQEMIDICDFAVGLSRQLYGLTIASERPGHSMRETWHPAGPCLVISAFNFPVAVWSWNAALALVCGDPVVWKPSEKTPLTAAACQVIFDRAVARFGDAPANLSQVVQGGREIGEALVAHPGFPIVSATGSTRMGREVAKVVAERFGRSILELGGNNAMIVAPSADLDMALRAILFSAVGTCGQRCTTLRRLIVHRSVKDQLLPRLKAAYASVSIGSPLESGVLMGPLVDADAFKAMQRALESAKAEGGTVTGGERTLTDRFPDAYYVTPAIVEMPAQTEVVRHETFAPILYVLAYDTLEEAIALQNAVPQGLSSCIFSTDVRETERFLSAAGSDCGIANVNIGPSGAEIGGAFGGEKETGGGRESGSDAWKAYMRRQTATVNYSSALPLAQGIKFEIMG
- a CDS encoding thiamine pyrophosphate-binding protein; protein product: MKTGGQLIVEALEAQGVRRVFGVPGESYLAVLDALHDSPIEMVVARHEGGAAMMAEAQAKLTGRPGVCLVTRGPGATNAASGIHVAQQDETPLVVLVGQIERGMRGRDAFQEVDYGKLFGGMCKWVAEIDSADRVPEMISRAFHTAMSGRPGPVVLALPEDTLTETADVAAAPRAEPVDSAPTPAQLAAFGDLLGKAEKPLLVVGGSRWTEESVAALQVFAERLSLPVAVTFRRQMLFDHCHPLYAGDIGLGINPKLTALVKDSDLLILLGDRFSEVPSQAYDLLGIPDPQKIGGKAVVHIHPGAEEIGRVYRPTLGMVATPAAFLDATAGMPVTAKPGWAARAEAAHAAYEAWSTPPETIPGDVQMGRIMAWLDERLEPDAVFTNGAGNYATWIHRFHRFRRFGTQVAPVCGSMGYGLPAAIAAKLQHRTRDVLCFAGDGCFQMTGLEFGTAVQEGAAVIVLLVDNGMYGTIRMHQEREYPGRVSGTQLKNPDFAAFARAYGGHGETVETTDQFAPAFERARASGLPAIIHIKLDPEALTPSRTLSEIRAAGKGK
- the gcvA gene encoding transcriptional regulator GcvA; amino-acid sequence: MDLQRRLLPSMSMLTAFEAAARTGSFTAAAAELSLTQGAVSRQVKALEDQIGTPLFTRKGQRVSLTPTGALYADPIRDALRQIAAATVRTIAAPKGGVLNLAILPTFGTRWLVPRLPAFQAAHPQVTIHFTTKLAPFDFRLHDLDAAIHYGFGDWPDAVCDHLLDEEVLPVCSPAFLKAHPVAEPADLPSLPLLHTSTRADAWNEWLSAQGLAPRPGAGMVFEQFATTAQAAEAGLGVALLPTLLVRAELEEGTLVPAIDRPHRSARAYHLVHPRGKANHPPFAAFRQWLLAEARGCAV
- a CDS encoding ABC transporter ATP-binding protein/permease, whose protein sequence is MSARAYSPPAPTGRLSAARHFLSDVWRLTRPYWSSDEKWAARGLLAAIVVLNLGAVFMEVWFTQINADIFNALQEKDQGAFIHSLLVFGGLALVFIAVAVYRLYLNQMLQIRWRRWLTERYLGDWLENQTYYRLQFAHTGTDNPDQRIAEDLRGFVQLTLSLSLGFLTNLVSLLSFLAILWSLSGSVAIPWLGIDLPGYMVWVALVYAVAGTWITHRIGKPLARLSFEQQRYEADFRFAMVRLRENAESVALQQGEAQETRGFNERFARVVANWWALMRTQKRLVWFTSAYGQIAVIFPLLVAAPRYFSGALPLGSLMQTSQAFGQVQGSLSWFIDAYVNLADWHATTTRLTGFHHAVEAVRAASRDHAGVERTVGADHALTLDGLALTLPTGGTPLLRADLTVRPGETLLISGPSGSGKSTILRAIAGIWPFGQGRIALPAGGTATATATATGSMILPQRPYLPIGTLRAAVTYPAAPDAFGTETVREALDAVGMAAFADRLAEEDHWSQRLSGGEQQRIAVARALLHKPGWLYLDEATSACDPETEERLYRLLRERLPGTALVSIGHRPSLAAFHDRRLTVRRDGEGTAELVAAG